One Symbiobacterium terraclitae DNA window includes the following coding sequences:
- a CDS encoding menaquinone biosynthetic enzyme MqnA/MqnD family protein encodes MGEHLPGPGRTARPGGSPGAPVAQAAPSIRLGYIDYLNCLPVYFGIERGAVELDVTVEKGPPSVLNRAFLEGRLDVTPISSIEYARHAADCVIIPGLSISADGRVASILLFHRRPLAELDGRPVALTASSATSVVLTRIILEQRYGVRPAYRVAPPDLEAMLAEHDAALLIGDDALLAALNHPEVPCTDLGAEWKAFTGHPMVYALWVARRELAEANPGALRQVTRLFNASQEYAWDHRPDMVEEAMARRGLPRAVADDYFDLIRHEFGPRYRRGLLAFYEHARRLGELEAVPPLYVWGEE; translated from the coding sequence ATGGGTGAACATCTGCCCGGGCCGGGGCGCACGGCGCGGCCCGGCGGCAGCCCCGGCGCACCGGTGGCGCAGGCGGCCCCGTCGATCCGGCTCGGCTACATCGACTACCTGAACTGCCTGCCCGTCTACTTCGGCATCGAGCGGGGGGCTGTGGAGCTGGACGTGACCGTGGAGAAGGGGCCGCCCTCGGTGCTCAACCGGGCCTTCCTGGAGGGGCGCCTCGACGTCACGCCCATCTCCAGCATCGAGTACGCCCGCCACGCGGCGGACTGCGTGATCATCCCCGGCCTCTCCATCAGCGCCGACGGCAGGGTGGCGTCGATCCTGCTCTTCCACCGGCGGCCCCTGGCCGAGCTGGACGGCCGCCCGGTGGCGCTCACCGCCTCGTCCGCCACCTCGGTGGTGCTGACCCGGATCATCCTGGAGCAGCGGTACGGCGTGCGGCCGGCGTACCGGGTGGCTCCCCCCGACCTGGAGGCCATGCTGGCGGAGCACGACGCCGCACTGCTGATCGGCGACGACGCCCTGCTGGCGGCGCTGAACCATCCGGAGGTCCCCTGCACCGACCTGGGGGCAGAGTGGAAGGCCTTCACGGGCCACCCGATGGTCTACGCCCTCTGGGTGGCCCGCCGGGAGCTGGCCGAGGCCAACCCGGGCGCCCTGCGCCAGGTCACCCGGCTGTTCAACGCCTCCCAGGAGTACGCCTGGGACCACCGCCCGGACATGGTGGAGGAGGCGATGGCCCGCCGGGGACTGCCCCGGGCGGTCGCGGACGACTACTTCGACCTGATCCGCCACGAGTTCGGGCCCCGCTACCGCCGGGGGCTGCTGGCCTTCTACGAGCACGCCCGCCGGCTGGGCGAACTCGAGGCGGTGCCTCCCCTGTACGTGTGGGGGGAGGAGTAG
- the mqnC gene encoding cyclic dehypoxanthinyl futalosine synthase yields MEPLEQVRPLKQAEPMEQLERIHEALARPEPTPAVERILHKALDGHRLSYEEGCVLMREGDLGSLGLVAGEITRRLHPGGIVTFVQDRNINYTNVCVTDCKFCAFYRHEKDSDAWVLSHEQILQKVGELAASGGTQVLIQGGHHPKLPFDYYTEMCRLIKRHYPQIAIHSFSVSEIRHFARAYKMPVREVVERLREAGLDSVPGAGGEVLADRPRRIIAPLKDPAADWLATYEIIADVGLRGSSTMMFGHVETLEERVEHLLRLREVQDRTAERHGRGVFWSFICWTFQPGNTPLVAEGLHNGVTTSSYEYLRTLAVARIFLDNIENIQASWVTQGVRIGQISLDCGCNDFGGTMMEENVVAAAGTVFHATPSDAIRLIRDAGRVPAKRNTFYEILEIY; encoded by the coding sequence GTGGAGCCGTTGGAGCAGGTGAGACCACTGAAGCAGGCGGAGCCGATGGAGCAGTTGGAGCGGATCCATGAGGCCCTCGCGCGGCCCGAGCCCACCCCGGCGGTGGAGCGCATCCTGCACAAGGCCCTGGACGGCCACCGGCTCAGCTACGAGGAGGGCTGCGTGCTGATGCGGGAGGGCGACCTGGGCTCCCTGGGCCTGGTGGCCGGGGAGATCACACGCCGGCTCCACCCCGGGGGCATCGTGACCTTCGTCCAGGACCGGAACATCAACTACACCAACGTCTGCGTGACGGACTGCAAGTTCTGCGCCTTCTACCGCCACGAGAAGGACAGCGACGCCTGGGTGCTGAGCCACGAGCAGATCCTGCAGAAGGTAGGCGAGCTGGCCGCGTCCGGGGGCACGCAGGTGCTCATCCAGGGCGGCCACCACCCGAAGCTGCCCTTCGACTACTACACCGAGATGTGCCGGCTGATCAAGCGGCACTACCCCCAGATCGCCATCCACTCCTTCTCGGTCTCCGAGATCCGCCACTTCGCCCGGGCGTACAAGATGCCGGTGCGGGAGGTGGTGGAGCGGCTCCGGGAGGCGGGCCTCGACTCGGTGCCCGGCGCCGGCGGCGAGGTGCTGGCCGACCGGCCCCGCCGCATCATCGCCCCCCTGAAGGACCCGGCCGCCGACTGGCTGGCCACCTACGAGATCATCGCCGACGTCGGCCTGCGCGGCTCCTCCACCATGATGTTCGGCCACGTGGAGACGCTGGAAGAGCGGGTGGAGCACCTCCTGAGGCTCCGGGAGGTCCAGGACCGGACCGCCGAGCGGCACGGCCGCGGCGTCTTCTGGTCCTTCATCTGCTGGACCTTCCAGCCCGGGAACACACCGCTGGTGGCGGAGGGGCTGCACAACGGCGTGACCACCTCCAGCTACGAGTACCTGCGCACCCTGGCTGTGGCCCGGATCTTCCTGGACAACATCGAGAACATCCAGGCCTCGTGGGTCACCCAGGGCGTGCGCATCGGCCAGATCAGCCTGGACTGTGGCTGCAACGACTTCGGCGGCACCATGATGGAGGAGAACGTCGTGGCCGCGGCGGGCACGGTCTTCCACGCCACGCCGTCCGATGCCATCCGGCTGATCCGGGACGCCGGCCGGGTCCCGGCGAAGCGGAACACATTCTATGAGATCCTCGAGATCTACTAA
- the mqnE gene encoding aminofutalosine synthase MqnE: protein MGGNSLLERTLDSRLAPIYRKVVAGQRLTFDDGVTLMTHPSLFAVGQLANLARRMRVGDRVYFNNNAHINYSNVCAIHCKFCAFGQSRRSSKAYTLTIEQIVAKAREAVAKGATELHMVGGLHPDLPWEWYPEMLRAVKAACPGAHLKCFTAIELIHFTRISGLTLEQVLLTLKEAGLGSIPGGGAEIFAPRVREAICKPKETAEEWLHVHDTAHRLGLRSNATMLYGTVETPEERVDHLVRLREQQDRSGGFQAFIPLRFHPENTNLGHLPGPTGYDDLRVIAVGRLMLDNFPHIKSYWIASSPAIAQVSLHFGANDIDGTVREEKIYHMAGARTAQYTELQQLLRMIWEAGRIPAERNTVYEVIREYPAEPDPDLVAAGAIRGYTVETVHLSRAERAMAEGRFHPGGRRGRPVPVQFLDEQQTGGAGERTAEGRA, encoded by the coding sequence ATGGGCGGGAACAGCCTGCTGGAACGGACCCTCGATTCCCGGCTGGCCCCCATCTACCGCAAGGTGGTGGCGGGCCAGCGACTGACCTTTGACGACGGCGTCACCCTGATGACCCACCCGAGCCTCTTCGCCGTGGGCCAGCTGGCCAACCTGGCCCGGCGGATGCGCGTGGGCGACCGGGTCTACTTCAACAACAACGCCCACATCAACTACTCCAACGTCTGCGCCATCCACTGCAAGTTCTGCGCCTTCGGCCAGAGCCGGCGCAGCTCCAAAGCCTACACCCTCACGATTGAACAGATCGTCGCCAAGGCCCGGGAGGCCGTGGCGAAGGGGGCCACCGAGCTGCACATGGTCGGCGGCCTGCACCCCGACCTGCCCTGGGAGTGGTACCCCGAGATGCTGCGGGCGGTGAAGGCGGCCTGCCCCGGCGCACACCTCAAGTGCTTCACCGCCATCGAGCTCATCCACTTCACCCGCATCTCGGGCCTCACGCTGGAGCAGGTGCTGCTCACCCTCAAGGAAGCCGGGCTGGGGTCGATTCCCGGCGGCGGGGCGGAGATCTTCGCCCCCCGGGTGCGGGAGGCGATCTGCAAGCCCAAGGAGACCGCGGAGGAGTGGCTGCACGTCCACGATACGGCGCACCGGCTGGGGCTCAGGTCCAACGCCACCATGCTGTACGGCACGGTGGAGACCCCCGAGGAGCGGGTGGACCACCTGGTGCGCCTCCGGGAGCAGCAGGACCGGAGTGGCGGCTTCCAGGCCTTCATCCCCCTGCGCTTCCACCCCGAGAACACCAACCTCGGCCACCTGCCCGGCCCCACGGGCTACGACGACCTGCGGGTGATCGCCGTGGGCCGGCTCATGCTGGACAACTTCCCGCACATCAAGAGCTACTGGATCGCCAGCTCGCCAGCCATCGCGCAGGTAAGCCTCCACTTCGGCGCCAACGACATCGACGGCACCGTGCGGGAGGAGAAGATCTACCACATGGCCGGGGCGCGGACCGCCCAGTACACCGAGCTGCAGCAGCTGCTCCGGATGATCTGGGAGGCCGGGCGGATCCCGGCCGAGCGGAACACCGTGTACGAGGTGATCCGGGAGTACCCGGCGGAGCCCGATCCGGATCTGGTGGCCGCCGGCGCCATCCGCGGCTACACCGTCGAGACGGTGCACCTCTCCCGGGCCGAGCGGGCCATGGCTGAGGGCCGGTTCCACCCGGGCGGTCGCAGGGGGCGGCCTGTGCCCGTCCAGTTTCTGGATGAGCAGCAGACCGGAGGCGCCGGCGAGCGCACTGCGGAAGGGAGGGCGTGA
- a CDS encoding s-methyl-5-thioribose-1-phosphate isomerase: MSRPRLPILTNRADTLKYVDGVVRILDRRRLPEEIVFVDCRSYREVAQAIVDMVIQGAPPLAYAAGYGLALAARQFRTMPAGEYRNALAQAHRELRDTRPTGADIFPLLDRALDLALSAIAEGRDAEAAVVAFVDAQIRAGDRAARLSGRHAAGLLEDGDRILTHCFAGAALNYMLYYALEAGKRIELIATETRPYLQGARLTAAQAREIGVPVTLVTDNMPGYLFYRGMITKYVTAADSITLDGHVSNKIGTFQYAVLAHHFGVPFIVLGYDGPDPDRATAADIPIEERNPEEVFYCRGVRTAAEGIRGYYPAFDITPPQYVSVIATERGLFTPWNLRDYFAAPEPEDA, translated from the coding sequence GTGAGCAGGCCCAGACTGCCCATTCTGACCAACCGGGCCGACACGCTGAAGTACGTGGACGGGGTGGTGCGGATCCTCGACCGGCGGCGGCTGCCGGAGGAGATCGTGTTCGTGGACTGCCGGAGCTACCGGGAGGTGGCGCAGGCCATCGTCGACATGGTGATCCAGGGGGCGCCGCCCCTGGCCTATGCGGCCGGCTACGGCCTGGCGCTGGCCGCACGCCAGTTCCGGACCATGCCGGCCGGGGAGTACCGGAATGCCCTTGCGCAGGCGCACCGGGAGCTGCGGGACACGCGGCCCACGGGGGCGGACATCTTCCCCCTGCTGGACCGGGCCCTGGACCTCGCCCTCTCGGCCATCGCCGAGGGGCGGGACGCCGAGGCGGCCGTCGTGGCCTTCGTCGACGCGCAGATCCGGGCGGGCGACCGCGCAGCCCGGCTGAGCGGCCGCCATGCGGCCGGACTGCTGGAGGACGGCGACCGCATCCTCACCCACTGCTTCGCCGGCGCCGCCCTGAACTACATGCTCTACTACGCCCTGGAGGCGGGGAAGCGCATCGAGCTGATCGCCACCGAGACCCGCCCCTACCTGCAGGGCGCCCGGCTGACGGCGGCCCAGGCGCGGGAGATCGGCGTGCCGGTGACGCTGGTGACGGACAACATGCCCGGCTACCTCTTCTACCGGGGGATGATCACCAAGTACGTGACCGCGGCCGACTCGATCACGCTGGACGGCCACGTCTCCAACAAGATCGGCACCTTCCAGTACGCCGTCCTGGCCCACCACTTCGGCGTGCCCTTCATCGTGCTGGGCTACGACGGCCCCGACCCCGACCGGGCGACGGCCGCCGACATCCCCATCGAGGAGCGGAACCCGGAGGAGGTCTTCTACTGCCGGGGGGTGCGCACCGCCGCCGAGGGGATCCGCGGCTACTACCCGGCGTTCGACATCACGCCGCCGCAGTACGTGAGCGTCATAGCGACAGAGAGGGGGCTGTTCACGCCCTGGAACCTGCGGGACTACTTCGCGGCGCCGGAGCCTGAGGATGCGTGA
- a CDS encoding MTAP family purine nucleoside phosphorylase, whose product METVRMGGHWQSESVDTGGHGPVEAVNTGGHGPVEAVNTGGHGPVEAVNTGGHWPAEAVNTGGNGAAEAVNTGGHWPAEAVNTGGNGAAEAVNTDGHWPAEAVNTGGHGAVNAAAHVDTVIIGGTAAYHLQFDSGWLERTMETPYGLAGPFRLFEVAGRPVAFLSRHGGEGRLGVTPPFVNYRANVWAARTLGARRILSWNSAGSLVRSLPPGSLAVVSDLIDWTRRRPASFGQAVHPDGDLFDPGLRAELVRAAAACGHRAAPGAVYAATEGARLETRAEIALLAQAGAELVGMTLAPEAFLARELGMAYGSLCWVSNYATGVPFDGPEQRLFGPEVGQLMFEIIRRLLEEEAKQDA is encoded by the coding sequence GTGGAGACCGTGAGGATGGGTGGGCACTGGCAGAGCGAGTCCGTGGACACAGGCGGGCATGGGCCGGTGGAGGCCGTGAACACGGGTGGGCACGGACCGGTGGAGGCCGTGAACACGGGTGGGCACGGACCGGTGGAGGCCGTGAACACGGGCGGGCACTGGCCGGCGGAGGCCGTGAACACGGGTGGAAACGGGGCTGCGGAGGCCGTGAACACGGGCGGGCACTGGCCGGCGGAGGCCGTGAACACGGGTGGAAACGGGGCTGCGGAGGCCGTGAACACGGATGGGCACTGGCCGGCGGAGGCCGTGAACACGGGTGGGCATGGCGCGGTTAACGCCGCGGCACACGTTGACACCGTGATCATCGGCGGCACAGCGGCCTACCACCTACAGTTTGACTCGGGCTGGCTGGAACGGACGATGGAGACGCCCTACGGCCTCGCCGGCCCCTTCCGCCTCTTCGAGGTGGCGGGCCGTCCCGTGGCCTTCCTCAGCCGCCACGGGGGCGAGGGGCGCCTGGGGGTGACGCCGCCCTTCGTCAACTACCGGGCCAACGTCTGGGCCGCGCGCACCCTGGGCGCCCGGCGGATCCTGAGCTGGAACAGCGCAGGCTCGCTGGTGCGCTCCCTGCCGCCCGGGAGCCTGGCGGTGGTGTCGGACCTGATCGACTGGACCCGCCGGCGTCCCGCCAGTTTTGGGCAGGCGGTGCATCCGGATGGCGATCTCTTCGACCCGGGCCTGCGGGCGGAGCTGGTGCGGGCGGCGGCCGCCTGCGGCCACCGGGCTGCGCCGGGGGCGGTCTACGCCGCCACCGAGGGCGCACGGCTCGAGACCCGGGCCGAGATCGCCCTCCTGGCCCAGGCCGGGGCAGAGCTGGTGGGGATGACGCTGGCGCCGGAGGCCTTCCTGGCCCGGGAGCTGGGGATGGCGTACGGCTCGCTCTGCTGGGTTTCCAACTACGCCACCGGCGTGCCCTTCGACGGGCCGGAACAGCGGCTCTTCGGGCCCGAGGTGGGGCAGCTGATGTTCGAGATCATACGGCGGCTGCTGGAGGAGGAGGCGAAGCAGGATGCCTGA